A stretch of DNA from Arenicella chitinivorans:
GGTAACAACATGGAAATGGGAACTATTACTGCAGCGTATATTGCTGCTGCGATTCTGTTTATTCTCAGCCTATCTGGATTGAGTAATCAGGAAACTTCACGTCGAGGCAATTGGTACGGCATCATCGGGATGACCATTGCGATTGTTGCGACGATTTTAAATAAGAGCGTTGATGCCTATGGCTGGTTGATAATCGCCATGGTCATTGGTGGTGGTATTGGTGCACGCTTCGCGTCGCGCGTTGAAATGACGCAAATGCCCGAACTGGTGGCAATTTTGCACAGTTTTGTCGGTATGGCCGCAGTGCTGGTTGGTTTTGCGAGCTTTTTTGATCCGAACAATGTGCTCTATGGCGTGGAAGCAACCATCCATAACGTCGAGGTTTATTTGGGTATTTTGATTGGCGCAGTGACGTTTACCGGCTCGGTCGTCGCCTTCGGTAAATTGAGCGGCCGCATAGGCAGTCGTCCATTATTGCTGCCGTCACGCCACATGTTGAATTTGGCGCTGCTGGGTATTTCGATTCTGTTGGGTTGGTGGTTTCTGGAAGCCGGCCACGACGGTGGTACCTGGCCGTTGATCTTGATGACCCTCATTGCGTTTGCCTTTGGTATCCACATGGTGATGGCGATTGGTGGTGCAGACATGCCGGTGGTGATCTCAATGCTGAACAGCTACTCAGGCTGGGCTGCGGCTGCCACGGGTTTTATGCTCTCCAATGATCTCTTGATTGTGGTAGGAGCCTTGGTCGGTAGCTCGGGCGCGATTCTAAGTTACATCATGTGCCGAGCCATGAACCGTAATTTCGTGTCGGTGATTATGGGTGGTTTTGGCACGACGACGGGCGGTGATGCTGAAGAAGGTGAGCAAGGTGAAGCTGTTCCGGTGCAAGCTGACGAGGTCGCGCAAATGATGAACGATGCCAAAGAAGTGGTTATCGTGCCAGGTTACGGTATGGCGGTGGCAAACGCGCAACACGCCGTGTCGGATCTGACCAAACAATTGCGAGACAAAGGCGTCAATGTGCGTTTTGCGATTCACCCTGTAGCGGGTCGTATGCCTGGACATATGAACGTGCTATTGGCGGAAGCCAATGTGCCTTACGACATCGTTCTGGAAATGGACGAAATCAACGACGAACTTGGTAAGGTTGATGTGGTTATGGTGATTGGTGCGAATGACATCGTGAACCCGGCGGCAATGGAAAATCCCAACAGCCCAATCGCAGGTATGCCTGTGCTGGAGGTTTGGAATGCCAAAAACGTTATTGTGTCAAAACGCTCAATGGCGACCGGATACGCAGGTGTTGAGAACCCGTTGTTCTTCAAAGACAACACGCGCATGCTGTTCGGTGATGCCAAAGACAGTGTGGATGCGATTAAGTCTGCCTTGTAACTGACTAAGACTACGCAGCGTAAAAATGCCACCTTCGGGTGGCATTTTTGTGCTCATGTTCTACGTCTAGGCCTACAAGAATGCCCGGCTCAGCTGGTCTTCTAAAAACCGTCCGAAACTCGGAAACCAATGTTGCGGCGGTGGGCTAGTGTGGATGAGCTTGGCCAGTTGTGCGCGGTTTAACCATTGACCAGATTTCACCACGGCGACAGGTTGGCGAAAATGCTCGACATCGAGCAACGGATTGTTCGCGAGCAGCACTAGATCAGCTCGTTTGCCAACGTCCACTGTGCCGAGTTCGTGACTCAGTTGCAGTGCGGTTGCGGCATTGATGGTGGCGGCCTGAAGTACTTGCCCCGCCGCGATGCCGGCTTCTTGCATTAAGGCCATTTCATGATGAGTTGAACTCCCCGCTGGCATGTACATGGTGCCTTGGTCCGAGCCGACTAGCAGTTTGACTTGCAAATCGGCCGCACGTTTGGCGATTCTCAGCAGCAATTCTCGCTCACGTAGATTCCAGTCCGCCAGCTTTTGGCTCGCGGTTAGCCAGCGTTCGATTGCGAAGTGTTCATTGAGGGTGCGGAAAAATGGATTGAACTGATCGAGGGGCAGTTGTTCGACAAAGGCCTCCTTATGCACACTGAGCTGGGTCAGGTGGTCGAAGGTAGCCAATGTGGGCGTCAAGTAAACGTCGGTATTCGCCAATTGCCGTAAATACGCGTCCAATTTCTCCAGCCCAAACTCGAAGTTGAGTACGGTTTGGAAGATGTCTTCGACGTGCTCAACGGACTGAACTCCATTCAACTTTTCAAGCTTCAAGCCTGACAGTGTGTCCGAAACCACGGCGTAGGGTCCGTGCTTGACCACCGGGATAGCGCGTTTGGCGGCTTCATCCAGTATGGCTTCGAATACGGCGGGTTCGAGGTCATTGTAAAGTTTGAGTGAATCGTAACCCTCAGCTTTAAAATGTCGAACCAGGTCGCGCGCCTGCTCAGGATTGCGGACAGCTTGTTGCAGTGCATGGGCAAGTTCTGGTCGGTCAAACACGGGTGAGCTGGTTAGCATGCGCGCACCAAGCCATTGTTTATTTTCGAGTTCCTGACGCCAACGCAGGTGCATCGGCATTCCGCGTAAATTACGCACCGTGGTCACGCCATGCGCCAGTGTGATCACCAGGTCCTTGCGGTCATAGATGTGCGTGTGCATATCCATGAGACCGGGTGTCACATAGGCATGGTTGCCCTCGACACGTTGATAGCCTGCGGGAACTGTAGAGCCAGCTGGGAGAATGGCCTCAATGTGTCCGTCACGTAGACGCAGTTGCTGGTCCGGTTTGACGGTCAACGTGCGCACATTAACAATGGACACGTTATCAATGGCCAGTGCTGTGCCGTTAATGACCGGTGGAAGATCGCGCGAAGGACCGGCTTGACCAGCCCAGATAGCGCCACACAGCAGCAGCACAAGTGCACTGAGTAGTGAAGCGAGTGTGAATAGTGATCGTTTTACAAATAAGTATTTCATGGTTCTAAGAAGCGTTGGTTGAATTGACCAGCCAAGCTTCTGTGAATTGCCCGCTGTGAGCGTCCAGAATCGTGATTTTGGACTTATTCGCGTTGCAGTTGTCGGTGAAATTGACGTGGTGTCAGTCCAGTCACTGTCTTGAATACCGCATTAAAGCTGGATTTGGAGTTAAAGCCCGCTTGCATAGCTATGTTCAATAGGTTGGGCGTTGAATTGTCTAACGCAGCGAGTTGTTGCTTAACGTCCTCAACGCGTAATTGATTAATGTAGTCGCAGAAACTGCGTTCGGCACCGATATTCACCGCCGCAGAAATGTCTCTGGTATTCAACTGCGTCAGTTCGGCTAGGTCGTTTAGCGATAAGCGCGGACGTCGATGCAAGGCCTGGTCCACAATCGTTTGGTGGATACTTTGAAACAGAGAACGGTATACCTGTGTATCGATATTGTCGGTTGTGTCGGATGTGTCGTACCGACTGAGGCCGTCAAACAGAATAGGCTGACGCACGGCCAGAATAGCCAGGGCTGCGAATAACACCAGCACGCAAACCTGATGCAGTAAATACCAGGTATTTGCCAGTGGATATGACATCAGTGATTGCAGATTCAGGCGCACAATATCGGTCACGCCAAGCACGGCAAATGCCAGCATGATGGTTACCAGCCAGTCTAGTCGCATCTCGCGCGCCGCAGCGCTACTTTGGTGAGATGCCACCCGATAACGCAGCAGAAAGCGGTAGGCTAACACACCATAAATCAACAGGCTTATGGACCCTAACGCAATGACTGCCGCTGTATGCTCGGTGAAGAATAAGGCGATTAACGTCGGGACGAAATGGATTAACTGATTGGCCGCCCAACGATGATCCTCGAATACGAGGTGTTTTACGAACAAGTAGAAGGCCGGGCCGGTGGTCAGCGTCAGCGCCGGCGTAATCAAATACCCCTGACTGAATAGCTGGGTTTCCTCAGAAAAGTTGAACACCATCAAAATAATCTCGAGACCAAACAGCAGGCAGATACCGCGAAACCGAGGTTTAGACCAGAGCAGGATGATTCCGAACAGACACAGCGTCATGAACACGACTTCGACCACGTTGACCGGTCGTAATGAATAAACATCAATCAGAGGGTTCATAGCTTCCATTAATCGCGCTGGAGAGGGGTAGATTACCGCATTATTGCCGTCAGGCGCCATCCGTCTGTGCAGCACTGGCCTTGGATTTTGGTACAATCGCCGCGTTATGAAGAATTCTACAATAGACCGTACTTTCTGCGTTGCGCCGATGTTGGATTGCACCGACCGGCACGAACGCTATCTTGCACGATTGATGTCCAAACACGCTGTGTTGTATACCGAAATGGTCACCACCGGAGCGATTTTGTTTGGAGACCGCGCTCGCTTTCTGGACTTCGACGCAGCCGAGCATCCGGTGGCACTGCAGCTTGGTGGCAGTGACCCGGATGCCATGACTCAGTGCGCTGAAATAGCACAACAATGGGGCTATGACGAGGTCAACATCAACGTGGGTTGTCCCAGTGATCGCGTACAGTCTGGCAGTTTTGGCGCGTGTTTGATGCAAACGCCGGACGTGGTGGCCGACAACGTGCGGCAGATGTCGGCGGCGGTGGATATACCGGTGACGGTAAAATGCCGGATCGGGATCGATGATCAGGAGCCGCGCGATGCCTTGTGGAGCTTGGTGGAATCTTGTGCTGACGCGGGTTGCGAAGTGTTCTTAGTGCACGCCCGCAAAGCGTGGCTTAAGGGGCTGAGTCCGAAACAGAATCGAGATGTGCCGCCCCTGGATTACGAGTTGGTGTACGCGCTGAAAGCCGCGTTTCCGGAGCTGGATATCGTTATTAATGGCGGAATCACCAGTATTGAAGCCTGTCAGCAGCATCTAGAGATCGTCGACGGTGTGATGATGGGCAGGGAGGCATACTCCAATCCGTATATCTTGGCGCAGGTCGACCAAGCGCTGTACAACGATGACAGCGCCAGGCCGTCACGCGATGATGTCTTGCGCCAGTATCAGGAATACGCCGAGAAACAACTGCAGCAGGGTGTGCGCCTGAACCATTTATCTCGCCATGTGGTGGGTCTTTATCATGGTGAGCCTCGGTCACGTCTTTGGCGGCGGTACATCAGCGAGCATGCGCATTTACCCGGATCTGACGCCTCAGTGTTAGTATTGGCGTACCAGGCAATGGTTCAGGGATAGACCATTGTCCGTGGTTTTATGCGATTAAATCCGCTATGGTGATAGTCGTAGGGTGTGTTCGCAGGTCTTGAACCAGAATAGCAGCCAGTGTTGCAAAGAGGGTTTGCAACATCTGGGGGGTGCGTCTGGCAGCGCGCACGGGGTGAACGTTTTTCAAATGAGTTTCATACGTAGATGAGCAAATATCAACTTTTGGCAACGCGCGAGTCTCGCGCAGGCTTTGGCGGGCCACGTTCAATATTGAGCCGCGCTGTTCAAACGGCGATCATCAGCGCTGGTTTGACGGTGCCCGTCACGCAAGCAGCGCAGATTCAGGTTAACGGTTTTACCGACGATGGCGCTGGCAGTTTGTGCACTCTGCGAGAAGCGATCGCGACGATTAACAGCGGGTCGGCGACGGCCGACTGTGCGAATAGCAGCGCGGACGCGTTCGGAATGAACGATACCATTGTGTTTGCAGCCTCGAACACAATTACTCTTAGCGCGGGTGAATTAGCCATTACTCAAGATGTCTCGATTGACGCCAGCAGTGTGAGTGGTGCAACGATCGACGCGGCCAACAACTCCCGTGTTATCTACTTGTCGGCTGACAATCTGACACTGACCGATATCACACTCTCCGGCGGCAGTAGCAGTTCCACGGGCGGCGCGGTGCATGCCCCCTCGGCGGCAACCTTGACACTGTCTAATTCCATTGTGACGAATAATCAGGCCGACGACGAAGGCGGAGGAATTTATCTCAGCAGCAGCACGGGCACGGTCTCGTCTTTGGTGTTGTCAAACTCGACCGTCAGTTACAACAACTCCAATTACAGTCATGGCGGTGGTATTGCTCTGGTTGGCAACCATTCGGTGGTTGAGTTAGATACCGCGTCAATCGCGGAAAACGTGGCCTCGTATCATGGTGGGGGGCTGTATATCGGTTCGAATTACGTGGACGTAGCGCTGACCGACAGCAACGTCACAAACAATGTTGCGAGCACCATGAGTGGTGGCGGAATGCACATTAATTCACCGCAATTGGGCGTCAATTTATTCGATAGCCAGATCAGTGGTAACGTCGCAGGACTGGATGGTGGTGGTCTGTATCTGTATGGCACCACGGCCGTCTACTCGACTGTGAGTCTACAAAATGCTGAGTTTTCAGGCAATACGGCAGGTGTCTACACAGCAGGGTTTGGCGGCGCGATGTATACCCGTTATACACGCACCATGATCGTTAATTCCACCGTCAGCGCAAACGACGCCACACAAAATGGTGGTGGGATAGTGCAAATTGACTCAGAAATGTGGCTTCGGGACACCACACTGAGCGGTAATTCCGCTGCGCAAGACGGCGGCGGCATTTACAGTGATTATTCGAATTTAATCTTAGAGCGCACTACCGTATCGAGTAACTCTGCAGGCTCCACGGCAGGCCATGATGGTGCAGGTGTTTGGGTCAGCGGCGGCACATTGGCAATGACAAATAGTACGGTGTCGGGCAACTCAGCGGCGGGCATGGGCGGAGGTTTATACAATGACGCTGATGATGGTACGCTGAGACACGTGACCTTTAGTAACAATCAAGCGGTTGGATCAGGAGGCGGTGTTCATGATGCGTCCGGTGTGCTTGCGGTGATCAACAGTATAATTGCTAACTCGGCAGCTGGTGGCGATTGCAGTGGAGGAGCCATGCTGGATGCTGCGAGTATTGTCGAGGATGGCAGTTGTGCGGCAACGCGATCGGGCGACCCGAAACTGCTTCCGCTAGCGGACAATGGTGGGCCGACGCAGACACACGCGCTACGCGCTAACAGCGCCGCAGTTAGCACTGCCAGTGCCGCTCAATGTGAGGCTTTAGACCAGCGTTCTGAAACGCGCGTGGCGTCGAGCTGTGATGTCGGCGCGTTTGAATTTATCGACCAAAGTGTGTTTTATGCGATTCCGACCAAGGATGGCAAGGTCGTGATCATTTCCTTATAAATAAACACTGCTGAGGTCTGCTTGCTTTATGGACAGGGGTTAATCTTTGGTTCATCTGGCAGGCGTATAATTGTACGACTTCATACCGTTGAACGATTTTCTACCTAAAGAGACCCATGCTCAAACTGATTAAATGGATCGGCAGCACAATGCTGGCCTTGGTGCTGATACTGGTCGTGGCCGCGGTGGTCATCAAGTCCACGGTGGACCCAAACGACTATCGCGACGAATTAACTGCACTGGTAAAACAAAAAACTGGGCGTGATCTGGCCTTAGATGGCGACCTGTCTATCTCGGTGTTTCCCTGGTTAGGTATTCGTACCGAAGGCTTGCGGTTTTCGCAGCCAAGCGCCATTGGTGGGGATATGTTGGCGGTGAAAACGGCTCAACTGCGCGTTAAGTTCATGCCGTTGTTAAAAAAACGCGTGGAAGTCGACACCATCGTGCTTGAGTCTCCCCACTTCCGGTTGGTGACGCTGGCAAACGGCACTGACAGCTTCGCAGGACTTATGGATGAGACAGGCAGCGAACCGAAACCGGCTGACCCGGCCGCAGCGGTCGCACTGGTGGTGCAGGGTGTGCGTATCACCGACGGTTCGATTCGACTCGAAGATCGCGCGGCTGGAACCTCGACTGACATTACTCAGTTAAGTCTTGCCACCGGTAATCTGTTGGGTGACAGTCTTGCTGACCTAAACTTGAGTGGCCAATTGAGTCAGTCTGGCGACCCAGAAGCGACTCAATTTGATCTCGGTGCACGTGCCAGAGTTGATACCGAGACCTTGGCTGCTCAGTTAGAACGGTTGAACGGAAAAATTACCAAAGGTGAGCACGTCATCCATTTCGAAACTGATGCCATTGCAGTGTCGCCAGCGCAAAACATCACGCTGATTGGCTTGAGCGTGAACCTGGCTGGTGCACACACGCTCGACGTATCGATTCCGGACGCAAATTTGACGCTGGCTGAGCAGCGCCTCGAAGCGCCCGCCGTGCTCGTCAGTATAAACAACCTGAGCGCCGAAATTGAACGACTGCGTGTCGTTGATCTGATGGATTCGCCATCGGCCTCGGGGGCGCTCAGCGTGCCTTCATTTGATGCAACTGCGTTGTTGAAAAGCATGAAAATTGACTATCAGCCCAGCAATGCCGACGCGTTGAAGAAGGTGAGTCTAGCAGCGGATTTTTCTGCAAATACGAATTCTGCCGCCTTAAAACAACTCCAACTGAAGCTCGATCAGAGTACGCTCGCTGGCTCGGCTTCCATTACAAATTTTGCTGCGCCGGCAATCAAATTTGATTTATCGCTTGATCAACTAAATATTGATGAGTACTTACCACCAAGCACAGAAAATACCGAGCAAGTCAGCGGTGGCGAAGCTTTGGCGGTGCCACTGGCGATGTTTGAGGCGGTGAACGCGAATGGCCGATTCAAAGCGAATCGCTTGGTTGTCGGTGGGATTCAACTGGAACAAATTGATGTGCGTGTCGCTTCCACTGACGGACAAGTTGAAATCGTGCCTACCGCTGCGTTGTACGAGGGTAAGTTGGCTGGCAACATTCAGTATACCCAGCAAGGTGACCAGGCGCGGTTGTCAGTTAAGCAGAAAATGGATTTGGTACAGCTTGGTAAGTTATTAATGGATGCCGAGGTAACCGAACAGCTTCAAGGGCTGGGTGATCTGGATGTCGACATTAATGTGACTGAACAGAACGGGGTTCAGCACAACCAGGGTGTGATTAAGATATTGGCTGAGCAGGGTGAATTGGTCGGCGTGGATATGCTTCGCATCTTAAGTCAGGCGAACAATGTTGCCACCATGTTGCGCCAAGGTGATGAAAGGCAAGCCGAGACCGCCGCGGAAACGGAGGTTCAGGCGGGCGAACAAGATGTGACGAAGTTCGGCCGATTGTCCGGCACCTTTAATCTGAATGATTTTCTCCTGACTAATAACGACCTGCGCCTGACTGCGCCCGGCTTCGAGCTTAACGGTAATGGGTCGGTCGACCTTGCGGCGCAGACACTGGATTTTACTGTGCGCGTAGCGGTTAACGAGGGCGTTCAGGGTGAACTCGGACGACAGCTGGCCAAAGTCCAGGGCTACACAATTCCGGTACGTTGCAAAGGCGCGTTAGCGGCACCAAGTTGCTTGCCGGATGTCAGCGGTTTGTTTTCCAGTTATGCCAAATCCAAGTTAGACGAGAAAAAAGGCGAATATTTGAAAGAGAAATACGGCATTGAAGGCGGCGAGAAAATGTCGACGCAGGAAGCGATCATGCAGGCGCTGTTGAACAAGCAAAAGCAAAAGAATCAAGCGGCGAATGGTGCGGAGTCTGCGTCACCAGCGGAATCAACGAATCCAGCGGAGCCTCAGGCCCCGAAAGGGAATGTTGAACGTCCAATAGGTGAACGCGGTGCCGAACCAGAGGCGGAGCCAGCCGAACCGGCGTTGACCCCGAAGCAGCAGCGACGTGAAGAACGCCGGAAACTGTTAGAGAGTTTGCTAAACCCGGATGCTGGTAACGACTAACCAACGGCTTCTAAGTCATCCGCATCCGCGCCGCTACGGGCTGCGGGCCGCTGGTTTTAGCAGATTTCAGGTTCTAAACCGACTGGGTGGCGTGTAGAATCAACGTCCCCTATATATAAGCGCCTGACTTCAGCGATTATGTCCGACAGCAAATCTGAAAATCAAAAATTAAATAAGTACAGCTCAACAATCACTCAACCCAAGTCCCAGGGCGCAGGCCAAGCCATGTTGTATGGCACCGGCTTAACGCGGGACGACATGAACAAACCACAGATCGGTATCGCCAGCGTATGGTGGGAAGGCAATACTTGCAATATGCACCTGAATGACCTGGCGGCACATGTCAAAACGGGTGTGCAGGACGCTGGGCTCGTCGGTATGCGATTTAATACCATTGGCGTGAGTGATGGCACTACCAATGGCACAGCCGGTATGGCGTACTCGCTGCAATCGCGTGACATTATCGCGGATTCGATTGAAACAGTGGTGGCAGCGCAATTTTACGATGGGCTAATTGCGATTCCCGGATGCGATAAAAATATGCCGGGCTGTATGATAGCCATGGCGCGTTTGAATCGTCCTGCGATCATGGTCTATGGTGGTTCAATTAAGCCGGGCCTGCATAATGGCAAGAAGCTCGATATCATCTCTGCGTTTCAGGCCTACGGCGAGTTCTTGGTCGAAACCATCACCGATGACGAGCGCCAGCAAATTGTTGAAAAATCCTGCCCAGGCGCTGGCGCCTGTGGGGGAATGTACACTGCCAACACCATGGCCAGTGCGATTGAAGCGCTGGGTATGAGTTTGCCATACAGTGCCTCCGCACCGGCGGTCGATCCTGAGAAAGTGGGCGAATGCGTGCGGGCTGGCGAAGCACTGAAACACCTATTGGAGATTGATCTCAAACCGCGTGACATCATGACCCGTGAGTCGTTTGAAAACGCCATGGTGGTGATTACCGCATTGGGTGGTTCTACCAATGCCGTCCTGCATCTGATTGCAATGGCGCGGTCATTGGATATCGATCTCACGGTAGACGACTTCCAGTCCGTCAGTGATCGTGTGCCCTTTTTGGCTGACTTGAAACCAAGTGGGCAATACGTAATGCAGGACCTGCATAATATCGGTGGCACACCAGCCGTAATGAAATTCCTATTGGATGCTGGCTTACTGAACGGTGATTGCATGACCGTGACCGGCAAAACACTGGCTGAGAATTTGGCAGACCTGCCCGGACTCGCAGAAGGCCAAGACATTATCCGCCCCTTATCCAAACCGATTAAACGTACTGGCCACATTCAAATTCTAAAAGGTAATCTGGCCCCCGAAGGTTCGGTCGCCAAAGTGACCGGTAAAGAGGGTGAGAAGTTTGTTGGCCCTGCGAAAGTCTTTGATGGCGAACAAGACATGATCAATCAGCTCGAGCAGGGCAAGATTGAAAAAGGCGACGTGATCATTATTCGTTATGAAGGTCCTAAAGGTGGGCCGGGCATGCCAGAGATGCTCAAGCCGACCTCGGCGATTATGGGCGCAGGCTTAGGTGAGCACGTTGCGATGATTACCGATGGCCGTTTCTCTGGTGGTTCGCACGGCTTTATCGTCGGCCACGTGGTACCCGAAGCGCAAGAAGGTGGCGCGATTGCTTTGGTGCAAGACGGTGACATGGTGACCTTGGACGCGGTGAACAACCGTATTGAGGTCGACCTCAGCGATGATGAGCTGGCTCAACGTCGTGAAGCCTGGGTCGCGCCGCCACTCAAAGCGACGCGCGGCACGCTGTTCAAATACATTCGTTATGTACAAAACGCGTCCAAAGGCTGTGTTACCGACGAATAAGCAAACTACTCGCTCGCCACTAGAGTGGGTTAACTGAGTCAGCATACCGTGTCCGTTTCAAATGACTTTACGCAACCGTTGGCGGATCGGCTGCGGCCAACTCGACTCGACCACGTGGTTGGGCAGCGTCAATTGTTGGCGCCTAACAAGCCACTGCGCACGGCGATTGAAACGGGCAAGTTACACTCAATGGTCTTTTGGGGGCCGCCCGGTACCGGTAAGACCACACTGGCTAAGTTACTCGCGCATGAGAGTGATGCTGAGTTTGTTTCGCTCTCGGCAGTGCTGTCTGGCGTCAAAGATATTCGCGACGCGGTGCAGACTGCACGTGACCGTCAGCGCGCTGGGATGGGTAATACCGTATTGTTCGTGGATGAGGTACATCGTTTCAATAAAGCGCAACAGGATGCGTTCTTGCCGCATATCGAAGACGGCACTATTTTGTTTGTTGGTGCCACCACCGAGAACCCGTCGTTTGAGTTAAATAACGCGTTGCTCTCGCGCGTGCGCGTATATGTGCTGCAATCGCTGACCTGTGAAGACCTGGTGCAACTTATCGATCGCGCGCTAACTGACGAACACGTCGGACTGGGTTCGTTGTCGCTCACCATGGACGACGACGTCAAGCGTCAATTAGCAGATCTGGTGGACGGGGATGCGCGTCGCGCCTTGACCATGCTTGAGATTGCGGCGGACCTGAGCGAAGACGGCGTGATCAGCAAAGCGCTGATTGCGGACATATTGGCCGGCGGGAGTACGCGTCGATTCGATAAAGGTGGTGAGGCATTCTACGATCAGATCTCAGCACTGCATAAGTCGGTGCGTGGTTCCGATCCCGACGCCGCGTTGTACTGGATGTGTCGCATGCTCGATGGTGGTTGTGATCCTCGTTATATTGCACGCCGGGTGGTGCGCATGGCCTCAGAAGACATTGGCAATGCCGATCCGCGTGCCTTGCGTTTGGCGTTGGATGCCTGGGAGTGTCAGGAGCGA
This window harbors:
- the pntB gene encoding Re/Si-specific NAD(P)(+) transhydrogenase subunit beta; its protein translation is MEMGTITAAYIAAAILFILSLSGLSNQETSRRGNWYGIIGMTIAIVATILNKSVDAYGWLIIAMVIGGGIGARFASRVEMTQMPELVAILHSFVGMAAVLVGFASFFDPNNVLYGVEATIHNVEVYLGILIGAVTFTGSVVAFGKLSGRIGSRPLLLPSRHMLNLALLGISILLGWWFLEAGHDGGTWPLILMTLIAFAFGIHMVMAIGGADMPVVISMLNSYSGWAAAATGFMLSNDLLIVVGALVGSSGAILSYIMCRAMNRNFVSVIMGGFGTTTGGDAEEGEQGEAVPVQADEVAQMMNDAKEVVIVPGYGMAVANAQHAVSDLTKQLRDKGVNVRFAIHPVAGRMPGHMNVLLAEANVPYDIVLEMDEINDELGKVDVVMVIGANDIVNPAAMENPNSPIAGMPVLEVWNAKNVIVSKRSMATGYAGVENPLFFKDNTRMLFGDAKDSVDAIKSAL
- a CDS encoding amidohydrolase family protein, which produces MKYLFVKRSLFTLASLLSALVLLLCGAIWAGQAGPSRDLPPVINGTALAIDNVSIVNVRTLTVKPDQQLRLRDGHIEAILPAGSTVPAGYQRVEGNHAYVTPGLMDMHTHIYDRKDLVITLAHGVTTVRNLRGMPMHLRWRQELENKQWLGARMLTSSPVFDRPELAHALQQAVRNPEQARDLVRHFKAEGYDSLKLYNDLEPAVFEAILDEAAKRAIPVVKHGPYAVVSDTLSGLKLEKLNGVQSVEHVEDIFQTVLNFEFGLEKLDAYLRQLANTDVYLTPTLATFDHLTQLSVHKEAFVEQLPLDQFNPFFRTLNEHFAIERWLTASQKLADWNLRERELLLRIAKRAADLQVKLLVGSDQGTMYMPAGSSTHHEMALMQEAGIAAGQVLQAATINAATALQLSHELGTVDVGKRADLVLLANNPLLDVEHFRQPVAVVKSGQWLNRAQLAKLIHTSPPPQHWFPSFGRFLEDQLSRAFL
- a CDS encoding helix-turn-helix domain-containing protein, producing MNPLIDVYSLRPVNVVEVVFMTLCLFGIILLWSKPRFRGICLLFGLEIILMVFNFSEETQLFSQGYLITPALTLTTGPAFYLFVKHLVFEDHRWAANQLIHFVPTLIALFFTEHTAAVIALGSISLLIYGVLAYRFLLRYRVASHQSSAAAREMRLDWLVTIMLAFAVLGVTDIVRLNLQSLMSYPLANTWYLLHQVCVLVLFAALAILAVRQPILFDGLSRYDTSDTTDNIDTQVYRSLFQSIHQTIVDQALHRRPRLSLNDLAELTQLNTRDISAAVNIGAERSFCDYINQLRVEDVKQQLAALDNSTPNLLNIAMQAGFNSKSSFNAVFKTVTGLTPRQFHRQLQRE
- the dusA gene encoding tRNA dihydrouridine(20/20a) synthase DusA — encoded protein: MKNSTIDRTFCVAPMLDCTDRHERYLARLMSKHAVLYTEMVTTGAILFGDRARFLDFDAAEHPVALQLGGSDPDAMTQCAEIAQQWGYDEVNINVGCPSDRVQSGSFGACLMQTPDVVADNVRQMSAAVDIPVTVKCRIGIDDQEPRDALWSLVESCADAGCEVFLVHARKAWLKGLSPKQNRDVPPLDYELVYALKAAFPELDIVINGGITSIEACQQHLEIVDGVMMGREAYSNPYILAQVDQALYNDDSARPSRDDVLRQYQEYAEKQLQQGVRLNHLSRHVVGLYHGEPRSRLWRRYISEHAHLPGSDASVLVLAYQAMVQG
- a CDS encoding choice-of-anchor Q domain-containing protein, which codes for MSKYQLLATRESRAGFGGPRSILSRAVQTAIISAGLTVPVTQAAQIQVNGFTDDGAGSLCTLREAIATINSGSATADCANSSADAFGMNDTIVFAASNTITLSAGELAITQDVSIDASSVSGATIDAANNSRVIYLSADNLTLTDITLSGGSSSSTGGAVHAPSAATLTLSNSIVTNNQADDEGGGIYLSSSTGTVSSLVLSNSTVSYNNSNYSHGGGIALVGNHSVVELDTASIAENVASYHGGGLYIGSNYVDVALTDSNVTNNVASTMSGGGMHINSPQLGVNLFDSQISGNVAGLDGGGLYLYGTTAVYSTVSLQNAEFSGNTAGVYTAGFGGAMYTRYTRTMIVNSTVSANDATQNGGGIVQIDSEMWLRDTTLSGNSAAQDGGGIYSDYSNLILERTTVSSNSAGSTAGHDGAGVWVSGGTLAMTNSTVSGNSAAGMGGGLYNDADDGTLRHVTFSNNQAVGSGGGVHDASGVLAVINSIIANSAAGGDCSGGAMLDAASIVEDGSCAATRSGDPKLLPLADNGGPTQTHALRANSAAVSTASAAQCEALDQRSETRVASSCDVGAFEFIDQSVFYAIPTKDGKVVIISL
- a CDS encoding AsmA family protein encodes the protein MLKLIKWIGSTMLALVLILVVAAVVIKSTVDPNDYRDELTALVKQKTGRDLALDGDLSISVFPWLGIRTEGLRFSQPSAIGGDMLAVKTAQLRVKFMPLLKKRVEVDTIVLESPHFRLVTLANGTDSFAGLMDETGSEPKPADPAAAVALVVQGVRITDGSIRLEDRAAGTSTDITQLSLATGNLLGDSLADLNLSGQLSQSGDPEATQFDLGARARVDTETLAAQLERLNGKITKGEHVIHFETDAIAVSPAQNITLIGLSVNLAGAHTLDVSIPDANLTLAEQRLEAPAVLVSINNLSAEIERLRVVDLMDSPSASGALSVPSFDATALLKSMKIDYQPSNADALKKVSLAADFSANTNSAALKQLQLKLDQSTLAGSASITNFAAPAIKFDLSLDQLNIDEYLPPSTENTEQVSGGEALAVPLAMFEAVNANGRFKANRLVVGGIQLEQIDVRVASTDGQVEIVPTAALYEGKLAGNIQYTQQGDQARLSVKQKMDLVQLGKLLMDAEVTEQLQGLGDLDVDINVTEQNGVQHNQGVIKILAEQGELVGVDMLRILSQANNVATMLRQGDERQAETAAETEVQAGEQDVTKFGRLSGTFNLNDFLLTNNDLRLTAPGFELNGNGSVDLAAQTLDFTVRVAVNEGVQGELGRQLAKVQGYTIPVRCKGALAAPSCLPDVSGLFSSYAKSKLDEKKGEYLKEKYGIEGGEKMSTQEAIMQALLNKQKQKNQAANGAESASPAESTNPAEPQAPKGNVERPIGERGAEPEAEPAEPALTPKQQRREERRKLLESLLNPDAGND